In Oncorhynchus tshawytscha isolate Ot180627B linkage group LG06, Otsh_v2.0, whole genome shotgun sequence, the following are encoded in one genomic region:
- the b3gnt7 gene encoding UDP-GlcNAc:betaGal beta-1,3-N-acetylglucosaminyltransferase 7: MMTSRDKWRVYKRVCVVFFLAAVTLTVVQRGAPFQIERQGRMEAPSEGGENRAQQQNTGLYPGTNTFWKASKGKQADSTATATGTTEESSITQERAGSRTWDVSSANCSANLNFTNQDWFRGLEENFKQFLLYRHCRFFPMLINHPEKCSGETYLLMVIKSIATQHDRREVIRKTWGKEQVVGGKKVKTVFLLGTPSNEAEKANHQKLLEYEDYIYRDILQWDFQDSFFNLTLKETHFLKWFSTYCADVRYVFKGDDDVFVSVENIFEYLEASAQVKNLFVGDVLFKAKPIRRKENKYYIPQALYNKTHYPPYAGGGGFLMDAPLARRLYWASDSLELYPIDDVFLGMCLEVLQVTPIKHNAFKTFGLVKNKDSKLNQEPCFFKSMIVVHKLLPSELIHMWNLVNSNLICSQKVEIL; this comes from the coding sequence gaTGACCAGTAGGGATAAATGGAGGGTTTACAAGCGGGTATGTGTCGTGTTCTTTCTGGCTGCGGTGACGTTGACGGTGGTCCAGAGAGGGGCTCCCTTCCAAATCGAGAGGCAGGGTCGCATGGAGGCCCCCTCCGAGGGAGGGGAGAACAGGGCCCAGCAGCAGAATACGGGCCTCTACCCAGGGACCAACACCTTCTGGAAGGCTAGCAAGGGCAAACAAGCCGACTCTACAGCCACCGCCACTGGCACCACGGAGGAGTCCAGCATCACCCAGGAGCGAGCTGGCTCCCGGACCTGGGACGTGTCCAGTGCCAACTGCAGTGCCAACCTCAACTTCACCAACCAGGACTGGTTCAGGGGCTTGGAGGAGAACTTTAAGCAGTTCCTTCTGTACCGTCACTGCCGCTTCTTCCCCATGCTCATCAACCATCCGGAGAAGTGCTCCGGGGAGACCTACCTGCTCATGGTCATCAAGTCCATCGCTACGCAGCACGACCGCCGCGAGGTGATCCGCAAGACGTGGGGCAAGGAGCAGGTTGTTGGCGGCAAGAAGGTGAAGACGGTGTTCTTGCTGGGGACGCCGTCCAACGAGGCTGAGAAGGCCAACCATCAGAAGCTCCTGGAGTACGAGGACTACATCTACAGAGATATACTCCAATGGGACTTccaggacagcttcttcaacctGACCCTCAAGGAGACCCACTTCCTTAAGTGGTTCTCCACCTACTGTGCCGACGTGCGCTACGTCTTCAAGGGCGACGACGACGTCTTCGTCAGTGTGGAGAACATCTTCGAGTACCTGGAGGCCAGCGCCCAGGTCAAGAACCTCTTCGTTGGTGACGTGCTCTTCAAGGCCAAGCCCATTCGCAGGAAGGAGAACAAGTACTACATCCCACAAGCACTTTACAACAAGACCCACTACCCTCCATACGCCGGAGGCGGTGGGTTCCTCATGGACGCACCCCTGGCCAGGAGGCTCTACTGGGCCTCAGACTCTCTGGAGCTGTACCCCATCGACGATGTGTTCCTGGGCATGTGTCTGGAGGTGCTGCAGGTCACACCCATCAAGCACAATGCTTTTAAGACATTTGGTCTGGTCAAGAACAAGGACAGCAAGCTCAACCAAGAACCTTGTTTCTTCAAGAGCATGATCGTGGTTCACAAGCTGCTACCATCAGAGCTCATACACATGTGGAACCTGGTGAACAGTAATCTCATCTGTTCGCAGAAAGTGGAGATCTTATAG